The Candidatus Scalindua japonica genomic interval TGTAATTATTTAACATCGCCTGATCCTTAGTCACTAATACATCTCCACCTAATGCTGCATTGCTTACAATGATCCTATCAAAGGGATCTCGCGTCCATTTTAAGTTTGTAGCCTTTGTAATAATATTTATAAAGTCTTTATTACATACCTCCAGTCCTATTCGGTTTGAAAGATCAGCAATAACATCGCTAGCTTTTTTTGTAATGCGTTTAATCTCATATAGATATTGCAATTCAAGAATAACTATAGGAGAAACAAAAAGGTCATGTTCATTGATCAAGGCTATTGATAAGTTGCTCAATCGCCC includes:
- a CDS encoding type II toxin-antitoxin system VapC family toxin — translated: GRLSNLSIALINEHDLFVSPIVILELQYLYEIKRITKKASDVIADLSNRIGLEVCNKDFINIITKATNLKWTRDPFDRIIVSNAALGGDVLVTKDQAMLNNYNNSKW